The Aureispira anguillae genome contains a region encoding:
- the carB gene encoding carbamoyl-phosphate synthase large subunit, with protein sequence MPKRTDIQKILIIGSGPIVIGQACEFDYSGTQACKALRTEGYQVVLVNSNPATIMTDPSVADVVYIEPLDPIVLEKIIAKERPDALLPTLGGQTALNLCMELHLKRILEQYHVEVIGASIETINKAESRERFAQLVDKIGLKTSVARRASTLEEAKIIRKELGFPCLLRASYTLGGKGSGVAYDDTTFLEIAQKGLEASLTSEIAIEKYLGGWKEFELEMMRDKNDNCIVVCGMENFDALGVHTGDSITVAPIQTLTNHQYQKMRDAAIELMKIVGVETGGANIQFAVCPQTGEMLVVEMNPRVSRSSALASKATGYPIAKFAAKLAVGYTLDELQNDITQKTACFEPALDYCVLKFPRFNFEKFEGNNHLGTTMKALGEVMAIGRTFKEALQKGIRALEIPSINGGSQEEVLNQLSIPNPQRIFYLFEAFKMGWNVDTVYHYSKIDKWFLHQIKQLVNTPKPIYNNPQSIRTAKQLGFSDADLTQALDFEHENAFRNYRKGHKIQPTYKLVDTCAAEFEAYTPYYYSTYEQEDESAVSDRAKIMLVGSGPNRIGQGIEFDYCCVHAAQTIRKMGYECIMVNSNPETVSTDYDVSDKLYFEPISFEEVYNIYEKEQPQGLILQLGGQTPFNLIESLNAVGVPILGTAPINIAKAENRAQFSNLLKQLNIQQPQHAIAQNASEVWNKALEVGYPILIRPSFVIGGSQMAIISKNTELQQYLAQHTLTYPLLIDQFLGDAIEVDVDLICDGTEVVIAGITEQIQPAGVHSGDSACTWPTYTIAPSILEQIQQISTQLALELNIIGLLNVQIALQKNQIYILEANPRASRTLPFISKIQGVNWLELATKVILGAKLKSLEWTATPIVGYAVKEVVFPFSKFEETPIIFTPQMQSTGEVMGMATSLGMAYYKAKLATGIKLPTHGKVLVDREFIAPDFCAKLGFEPTTSLEQADLLISIHSQKPKPNSLALRRMAWDKGIPIICFERELDLFQQAIKALNSQPLEVCSL encoded by the coding sequence ATGCCAAAAAGAACCGACATTCAGAAAATATTAATCATAGGATCAGGCCCTATTGTAATTGGGCAAGCCTGTGAATTTGATTATTCAGGTACACAAGCCTGCAAAGCATTAAGAACAGAAGGCTATCAGGTGGTTTTAGTCAATTCTAATCCTGCTACGATTATGACCGACCCTAGCGTTGCAGATGTGGTATATATTGAGCCTTTGGACCCAATAGTTTTGGAAAAAATTATTGCCAAAGAACGCCCTGATGCTCTGCTCCCTACATTAGGTGGGCAAACGGCTCTAAACTTGTGTATGGAACTCCATCTAAAGCGTATTTTGGAACAATACCACGTAGAAGTTATTGGTGCCAGCATCGAAACAATTAACAAAGCAGAGAGTAGAGAACGTTTTGCTCAATTGGTTGATAAAATCGGGCTAAAAACCTCTGTTGCTCGCAGAGCTTCAACGTTAGAAGAAGCCAAAATTATCCGTAAAGAACTTGGCTTTCCTTGTTTGCTAAGAGCATCTTACACCCTTGGAGGAAAAGGAAGTGGTGTTGCTTATGACGATACTACTTTTTTAGAAATTGCTCAAAAAGGCTTGGAGGCTAGTTTAACTTCTGAAATTGCCATTGAAAAATATTTAGGCGGCTGGAAAGAATTTGAATTAGAAATGATGCGAGACAAAAACGATAATTGTATTGTTGTTTGTGGTATGGAGAATTTTGATGCCTTGGGTGTGCATACTGGAGACTCAATTACGGTGGCTCCGATCCAAACGTTAACCAATCATCAGTATCAAAAAATGAGAGATGCGGCTATTGAGTTAATGAAAATAGTTGGGGTAGAAACAGGTGGAGCTAATATACAATTTGCCGTTTGTCCTCAGACGGGTGAAATGCTGGTGGTTGAAATGAACCCTAGAGTTTCTCGTTCTTCTGCCTTAGCTTCCAAAGCTACGGGTTATCCCATTGCAAAATTTGCCGCAAAATTAGCCGTTGGTTATACCTTAGATGAATTACAAAACGACATTACCCAAAAAACAGCTTGTTTTGAGCCTGCTCTAGATTATTGTGTGTTAAAGTTCCCTCGTTTTAATTTTGAAAAATTTGAAGGCAATAATCACTTAGGGACAACCATGAAAGCACTAGGAGAAGTTATGGCAATTGGTAGAACATTTAAGGAGGCACTCCAAAAAGGGATTCGTGCCTTGGAAATTCCCTCCATCAATGGTGGAAGCCAAGAAGAGGTCTTAAATCAATTATCGATTCCCAATCCTCAACGAATTTTTTACTTATTTGAAGCGTTCAAGATGGGATGGAATGTCGATACCGTTTATCATTATTCTAAAATTGACAAATGGTTTTTGCATCAAATCAAACAGTTGGTTAATACTCCTAAGCCAATATACAACAATCCTCAATCCATTCGCACCGCCAAACAACTAGGCTTTTCGGATGCTGATTTAACCCAAGCTTTAGATTTTGAGCATGAAAATGCCTTTAGAAACTATAGAAAAGGGCATAAAATACAGCCTACTTATAAACTGGTTGATACCTGTGCCGCAGAATTTGAAGCCTATACCCCCTATTATTATTCCACTTATGAACAAGAGGATGAATCCGCAGTCTCTGACCGAGCTAAAATTATGTTGGTCGGTAGTGGCCCTAATAGAATTGGACAAGGCATTGAATTTGATTATTGTTGTGTTCATGCTGCCCAAACCATTCGCAAAATGGGCTACGAGTGCATTATGGTAAATTCTAACCCTGAAACGGTTTCAACCGATTATGATGTTTCGGATAAGTTATATTTTGAGCCCATTAGCTTTGAGGAGGTCTATAACATTTATGAAAAAGAACAGCCACAAGGTCTAATTTTACAATTGGGTGGACAAACTCCTTTTAATCTAATCGAATCCTTAAATGCAGTGGGGGTTCCCATCTTGGGTACTGCTCCTATCAACATTGCCAAAGCAGAAAACAGAGCCCAATTTAGTAATTTATTAAAACAGCTCAACATTCAGCAACCCCAACATGCCATTGCTCAAAACGCTTCCGAAGTTTGGAACAAAGCACTTGAAGTTGGTTATCCGATTTTAATACGTCCTTCCTTTGTTATTGGAGGCAGTCAAATGGCAATTATTTCAAAAAACACCGAACTCCAACAATATTTAGCGCAGCATACCCTTACTTATCCACTTTTAATTGATCAATTTTTGGGGGATGCAATCGAAGTCGATGTGGATTTAATTTGTGATGGTACGGAGGTTGTTATTGCAGGAATTACCGAACAAATACAACCTGCAGGGGTTCATTCGGGGGATTCAGCTTGTACTTGGCCTACCTATACTATTGCCCCATCCATCCTAGAGCAAATCCAGCAAATAAGCACTCAATTGGCTTTAGAATTAAATATTATTGGTTTATTAAACGTTCAAATTGCCCTTCAAAAAAATCAAATTTATATTTTAGAAGCCAATCCTAGAGCCTCTAGAACCCTTCCTTTTATTAGTAAAATACAGGGTGTAAATTGGCTGGAGCTGGCAACCAAGGTAATCTTAGGAGCAAAGCTAAAATCCTTAGAATGGACAGCAACTCCTATTGTTGGATATGCCGTAAAAGAAGTCGTTTTTCCCTTTTCTAAATTTGAAGAAACGCCTATTATTTTTACTCCACAAATGCAATCAACTGGAGAAGTAATGGGCATGGCAACTAGTTTGGGCATGGCGTATTACAAAGCAAAATTAGCAACAGGTATTAAGCTTCCTACTCATGGGAAAGTATTGGTAGATCGTGAATTTATAGCCCCTGATTTTTGCGCTAAATTAGGCTTTGAACCAACCACCAGTTTAGAACAAGCAGATTTATTAATTAGCATTCATTCTCAAAAACCCAAGCCCAATAGTTTGGCATTACGTCGAATGGCTTGGGACAAAGGGATTCCCATTATTTGTTTTGAGCGAGAACTGGATTTATTCCAGCAGGCAATTAAAGCCTTAAATTCGCAGCCACTAGAGGTTTGTTCTTTATAA
- a CDS encoding M20 family metallo-hydrolase gives MAESILRQLIRIPSLSRKEAQTAHFLSDCIHQLTGVVPQQKHHNLWIKNKHFNPDLPSILLCSHHDTVKPVKGWSKNPYLDQLEGDRLYGLGSNDAGASLVCLLATFYYYYNTPKLPYNLIFAAVAEEEISGANGISAILEELGTIDLAIIGEPTQMQLAIAEKGLMVLEGIAEGKSGHAARKEGINAISIAQADIACLESLALDRVSTTLGAVNIAVTQIQAGYQHNIIPDSCHFVVDVRTNECYSNTELFELLQKQLKSKLIAKSFRLGPSSISLEHPIVKKAQQIGLATFGSATLSDQALISFPSVKIGPGDSKRSHTADEYILLSELKTGIQTYINLLNKLTL, from the coding sequence ATTGCAGAAAGTATATTGAGGCAACTCATTAGAATCCCATCGCTGAGTAGAAAAGAAGCCCAAACCGCTCATTTTTTATCCGATTGCATTCACCAACTTACAGGCGTTGTACCTCAACAAAAGCACCATAATTTATGGATTAAAAACAAACATTTTAATCCTGACTTACCTAGTATCTTGCTCTGTTCTCATCATGATACCGTAAAACCAGTTAAAGGATGGAGTAAAAACCCATACCTCGATCAATTGGAGGGAGATCGACTTTATGGTTTAGGCAGTAATGATGCAGGTGCATCTTTGGTCTGTTTATTAGCAACCTTCTATTATTATTACAATACTCCTAAACTTCCTTATAATCTAATTTTTGCAGCCGTAGCAGAAGAGGAAATTTCTGGAGCGAATGGAATTTCTGCTATTCTAGAAGAATTGGGGACAATTGATTTGGCAATTATAGGAGAACCGACACAAATGCAGTTGGCCATTGCAGAGAAGGGCTTAATGGTATTGGAAGGAATTGCGGAAGGTAAATCAGGTCATGCTGCTAGAAAAGAAGGCATTAATGCAATTAGTATTGCACAAGCAGATATTGCTTGTCTAGAATCCTTAGCCTTAGATCGAGTTTCAACCACTTTAGGTGCAGTTAATATAGCGGTAACACAAATCCAAGCAGGTTATCAACACAATATTATTCCTGATAGCTGCCATTTTGTAGTAGATGTTCGCACCAATGAATGTTATTCCAATACTGAGCTTTTTGAGCTGCTTCAAAAACAACTCAAAAGTAAGCTCATTGCCAAATCTTTCCGCCTAGGTCCCTCCAGCATTTCTTTGGAGCATCCTATTGTCAAAAAAGCACAGCAAATAGGTTTAGCAACATTTGGCTCTGCAACGCTTTCCGATCAAGCCTTAATTTCTTTTCCAAGTGTCAAGATTGGGCCTGGCGATTCTAAACGCTCTCATACTGCTGATGAATATATCCTATTATCTGAGCTAAAAACAGGCATTCAAACTTATATCAATCTATTAAATAAGCTAACATTATGA
- a CDS encoding aspartate aminotransferase family protein, translating into MNLLDVYPLFDLELVKGKGAYIFDKAGKPYLDFYGGHGVISIGHNHPHYIQKINHQLSQLGFYSNSVHNQLQTDLADQLGKVSNCENYQLFLCNSGAEANENALKLASFLNQKSKVVAFKGSFHGRTSLALAVTDNSAISAPIHKNNTTTFLDFGDLSALEKTLSKGNISAVIIEGIQGVGGVQIPSKAFMQALRYYTQKYNCLLIVDEIQSGYGRTGHFFAHQYADVQPDIITVAKGMGNGFPIAAMLVHPNLKAQKGMLGTTFGGNHLACAAGLAVLDVIEQEQLIQNANQQGAYLLEQLSSLEGIKEIRGKGLMIGIEFEQSIVDLRQQLLFDYGIFTGISKKTILRLLPPLTISKNEIDLFLTQFKQALQEFTKTYYKTNC; encoded by the coding sequence ATGAACTTATTAGATGTTTATCCATTATTTGATCTAGAATTGGTAAAAGGAAAAGGAGCCTATATTTTTGACAAAGCAGGTAAGCCTTATTTGGATTTTTATGGCGGGCATGGCGTTATTTCTATTGGGCATAACCACCCCCATTATATTCAAAAAATCAACCATCAATTGTCTCAATTGGGTTTCTATTCCAATTCTGTACACAATCAACTCCAAACTGATCTAGCAGATCAACTCGGTAAGGTTTCTAATTGTGAGAATTATCAACTTTTTTTGTGCAACTCTGGAGCAGAAGCAAATGAAAACGCCTTAAAACTAGCCTCTTTTTTGAATCAAAAATCAAAAGTAGTTGCTTTTAAAGGTTCGTTTCATGGGCGTACTTCCCTAGCTTTAGCCGTTACGGACAATTCTGCGATAAGTGCCCCCATTCACAAAAACAACACAACGACTTTTTTAGATTTTGGCGACTTGTCAGCACTAGAAAAAACCCTATCCAAAGGCAACATTTCAGCAGTAATTATAGAAGGCATACAAGGAGTTGGTGGGGTTCAAATTCCTTCTAAAGCATTTATGCAAGCACTGCGTTATTATACTCAAAAATACAATTGCTTGTTGATTGTAGATGAAATACAATCTGGTTATGGAAGAACGGGGCATTTCTTTGCGCATCAATACGCCGATGTCCAACCTGACATCATTACTGTTGCCAAAGGAATGGGAAATGGCTTCCCCATTGCTGCCATGTTGGTGCATCCCAACCTAAAAGCCCAAAAAGGAATGTTGGGAACTACTTTTGGTGGCAATCACTTGGCTTGTGCTGCGGGCTTAGCTGTGCTTGATGTCATAGAACAAGAACAACTTATTCAGAATGCCAATCAACAAGGTGCTTACTTATTAGAGCAGTTATCATCTTTAGAAGGCATTAAAGAGATTAGAGGCAAAGGGTTAATGATTGGGATTGAATTCGAGCAGTCTATCGTAGATTTACGGCAACAGTTACTTTTTGATTATGGTATTTTTACAGGCATTTCTAAAAAAACTATTCTACGGCTTTTACCCCCTTTAACCATTAGCAAAAACGAGATAGATTTATTCCTAACTCAATTTAAACAAGCACTTCAAGAATTTACAAAAACCTATTATAAGACCAATTGCTAG
- a CDS encoding N-acetylornithine carbamoyltransferase — translation MQHFISVHDLEQPLAMLYQAQKFKKDPLMARQFGQGKTLGLLFFNSSLRTRLSVQKAALNLGLSVMIINVNQDSWNLELEDGSIMNMDRAEHIKEAAAVIGSYCDFVGVRAFAKLENRAFDYQEVILQKFKQYAGVPILNLESSSLHPLQSFADWLTLEEHRPKHRPKIVVTWAPHPKALPQAVVNSFLEWTPLMNAEIVLTHPKGYELAPKFVQNCTIEYNQEKAFEGADFIYAKNWSSFKHYGQVLNQDASWRITTKKMQLTNQAKFMHCLPIRRNVIAEDAVLDSSYALHLQQATNRCPTAQAVLFQLLSNLKNNH, via the coding sequence ATGCAACACTTTATCTCCGTCCACGACTTGGAGCAACCCCTTGCTATGCTATACCAAGCACAAAAGTTTAAAAAAGACCCTTTGATGGCTAGGCAATTCGGGCAAGGAAAAACCCTTGGTTTATTGTTTTTTAATTCCAGTTTACGAACTCGATTGAGTGTACAAAAAGCGGCACTTAATTTAGGTTTATCTGTAATGATTATCAATGTAAACCAAGATTCTTGGAACTTAGAATTAGAGGACGGAAGCATTATGAATATGGATCGAGCAGAGCATATAAAAGAAGCCGCAGCAGTTATTGGTAGCTATTGCGATTTTGTTGGCGTTCGAGCATTTGCAAAATTAGAAAATAGAGCATTTGACTATCAAGAAGTCATCCTGCAAAAGTTCAAACAATATGCAGGCGTTCCTATCCTAAATTTAGAATCTTCCAGCCTACATCCTCTACAATCTTTTGCGGATTGGTTGACGCTAGAAGAGCATCGTCCTAAACATCGCCCCAAAATAGTAGTGACTTGGGCTCCCCATCCCAAGGCATTGCCGCAAGCGGTTGTTAATTCATTTTTAGAATGGACACCACTAATGAATGCAGAAATAGTCCTTACTCATCCCAAAGGGTACGAATTAGCTCCCAAATTTGTCCAAAATTGCACGATCGAATACAACCAAGAAAAGGCATTTGAAGGAGCCGACTTTATTTATGCCAAGAATTGGTCTTCGTTCAAGCACTATGGTCAGGTTCTAAATCAGGATGCTAGTTGGAGGATTACCACTAAAAAAATGCAGCTCACCAACCAAGCAAAATTTATGCACTGTCTCCCTATTCGACGCAATGTAATAGCTGAGGATGCCGTTTTGGACAGTTCTTATGCACTGCACTTACAACAAGCAACCAATCGCTGTCCTACAGCACAAGCGGTTTTATTTCAATTATTGTCAAATCTCAAAAACAACCACTGA
- the carA gene encoding glutamine-hydrolyzing carbamoyl-phosphate synthase small subunit has translation MKTQQQTALLTFEDGTTFEGLVFANGNDAIGEVIFNTSMVGYQEILTDPSYKGQMVVLTSPMIGNYGIIDKDIESNCVQIKALLVKEYCDYPNNWEASQTLKSYLEAANVLGVEGLDTRAITKYIRKTGANKATLTRSESNHKLLTEEKDVLKAVSTPTIKHYPLKDKACFKVAVVDTGIKWNILRILQELNCEVVRFPYTITAEVLLSEGFDGVLLSNGPGDPRKAKNLVQMVQQLIGKIPIFGICMGHQILGMALGGTVEKLKFGHHGSNHPIKNLETGRVEITAQNHNYVLANDSFASKLVKVTHTNLLDDSIAGIRHLEHPIFSVQYHPEASPGPNDSAYLFQTFVSFMQTPTNQQ, from the coding sequence ATGAAAACCCAACAACAAACTGCACTATTGACTTTTGAAGATGGTACTACCTTCGAAGGCTTGGTATTTGCCAATGGAAATGATGCCATAGGAGAAGTGATTTTTAATACTTCTATGGTTGGGTATCAAGAAATTTTAACCGACCCTTCTTACAAAGGTCAAATGGTTGTTTTAACCTCTCCTATGATTGGAAATTATGGAATCATAGACAAAGACATTGAGTCTAACTGCGTACAAATCAAAGCACTATTGGTTAAAGAATATTGCGACTATCCCAATAATTGGGAGGCCAGTCAAACCCTCAAAAGCTACTTAGAAGCAGCCAATGTACTTGGTGTTGAGGGCTTAGATACTCGTGCAATCACCAAATACATTCGAAAAACAGGTGCTAATAAGGCGACATTAACTCGTTCAGAATCAAACCATAAATTATTAACAGAAGAGAAGGATGTATTAAAAGCAGTTTCTACGCCTACGATCAAACATTACCCCTTAAAAGACAAAGCCTGTTTTAAAGTAGCGGTAGTGGATACTGGTATCAAGTGGAACATATTGAGAATACTACAGGAATTAAACTGTGAAGTAGTGCGTTTTCCATACACCATAACCGCTGAAGTCTTGCTTTCAGAAGGATTTGATGGTGTCTTATTGTCCAATGGTCCTGGGGACCCTCGCAAAGCAAAAAATTTAGTCCAGATGGTTCAACAACTCATTGGTAAAATCCCAATATTTGGCATCTGTATGGGGCATCAAATTCTGGGAATGGCATTGGGGGGAACTGTAGAAAAATTAAAATTTGGGCATCATGGCAGCAATCATCCGATTAAAAATTTAGAAACGGGGCGTGTTGAAATCACAGCACAAAACCACAACTATGTTTTAGCCAATGACTCCTTTGCCTCAAAATTGGTAAAAGTAACCCATACCAATTTGTTGGATGATTCTATTGCAGGCATTCGACATTTAGAGCACCCGATATTTTCTGTACAGTATCATCCTGAGGCCTCTCCTGGCCCCAATGATTCTGCTTATTTATTTCAAACCTTTGTGAGTTTTATGCAAACTCCAACCAATCAACAATAG